GAAACCGGAAGACCGCCTGCGGGGAACCGACAGCGTCTCCGGCTTAGTCACCTGGCCGGTGGCGCTCGGGGAGGGGGACGGGAACAAGGAGGACGGCCCGACGATGACGCGCGTCGTCAGCCACGCCTCCGGTGGATGAAAGAACGTTCTGCGGGGGGGTCGCCAACATGCGGCAATCAGCGGCGCCGATTCCTCGCGGAATGGTCATGAAACGGACCGGGACAGCCAGGTTGAAATGACGCGATAGGCGGCTTCGACTTCTTTAGTCATCACTTCACCTTTCTTGTACATCTCCATGTATTTTCTTGGATTATTCGTCAGGTTCGCATACCGGTGCGGATGCCAGATGCGGAGGAGGTCCCGATACCGTTCTTCGACACGCTCCCGGGTGACCGGCCCGGTCAACTCGAACAATTCCAGCGCGCGGACCACCTCATGAGGAATCGTGTGTTCCGGCATCGCCTCTGAAGCCATGGTGTCCCAGTCTGGCAACATGACAGGGGCCCCGTCAATCGCCGTCGCCCTGGTCGCTCCGATCCGGTTTATTCAGGCCTAGCTCCATGTCTCGTCCACTGCCGCTGCTGCAAGCCGCTCCGATCTTTCAGAAGGGGGACTACCGCGAGGTCCTCCTTCGCGAGATGGATGCGGGGAAGATCCCCTTGAGCCTGGGGAAGGGTTGCCCGGTGAAATGCGAATTCTGCTACGAACTCGACCACAGTTATCGGGAAACGCTCGATCCTCCCAAGACCTCCGACGAGGACTGGAAGTTCATCCTCGACTATATTAACAAGAAGCCGACCGATCCGTTGCAGTTTTGGTGTCTCGGCGGCAACGAGTACATGGAATGGACCGATCTGTTTCTCCATCCGAAAGCCATGGAGTGGGTCGAGGACTTTCTCAAATACACGGACAAGAACATCCAGTTTTTCACGGTCGGCTTCGTGCATGTGCCGAAAATTCACCAGTTGGCGGCGCAATACCCAGGCCGGATCAATTTTGAATTGTCCGTCATCACGCTGGGCTCCTACCGCCAGCAACTCATGCCGCACGCGCCCTCGGTCAAGCATGTGCTGAAGGTGTTGGACGGGCCGGCCGTGTCGTCGGCCAACTTCTACTCCTTCGACCACCATACGATGTCCGAGGACGCCCGGACGATTTCGGCCGTGAACAAATCGTGCGTGCTCTGGATGGGCTGCCTGACCCCGGTGAACGGGATCAAGCCCGACACGGCCGCGCTGATGCGGCGGGGGCGGACGACGCTGCCCGACGAGGCCCGGCGCATTTACGACATGGCCCTCCCGAACTCGACCACGATCCACACCGAGGCCTCCATCACGGCCTTTCTCAACCGGCGCCGGATCGTGACCGCGTTCGATTCCCTCGAATTGGAGAAGAAGGACACCGTCGTCGTCGCCAAGAGCGTCCACCGGATCCTCTCGATGTTTCGCAAGCATCGCGCGCGCCTGCTCTATGTGCCGAACGCCACCCTTGGAGGGGATTCCGACTGCACGGTGCTGCTCACCTTCGACGACATTGCCCGCCGGATCACTACGGAAAAGGTGCTCCATATCCCGAAGTGCGTGATGCAGTCGGGACGGGGCATGGATACCGACATCGCGGGCGTGACGCTGGAGCAGTTCATGCGAAAAACCGGCGTGAGGGTCAAGGTGTTGCACAAGATCAACACCCAATTCGCAAACCGGCTCCTCTATCGGAACGGGCACCTGAAGAATTATGTGGAAGACTATCTGGGCAATCCCTTGACGCAACAGTACGAGACGCTTCCGATTCCGGCCTGATTCGGCCGAGTCCGCCTGACCTCGTTGACAAGACCGCGCCCGGAACCTACAGTACAGACACGCATGCCCGGCGAGCCACGATCTCTCAAGTTCTATCAAGCCGACGTTTTTTCCGACCGTCCCTTCGGCGGCAATCCGGTCGCGGTGGTGCCCGACGCCGTCGGCCTGGACGATCGGGTGCTGCAGCGGATTGCGCGCGAAATGAATCTCTCGGAGACCGTGTTCGTCTTTCCGCCCACAGACCCGGCGGCGGTCGCCAAGTTGCGCATTTTCACGCCGACCCAGGAAATTCCCTTTGCCGGGCATCCCGTGGTGGGGACCTTCTACATCCTGGCCCTGCTCAAGCGCGTTCCCCTCAAGGAGCCCTGCACCAGAGTGCTCCAGGAGTGCAACCTGGGCCTCTTCCCGGTGGAGATCTATTCCGCAGACGACGAGATCCTCCGGGTCATCATGTCGCAGCCGCAGCCCCAGTTCCTGGGCCGGATCGAGGACGTGCGGGATCACTTTGAGATCGCGCAGGCGCTGGGCGTCGCCAAATCGGCGATCGCCGCGGCCAAGTTTCCGATCGAGATCGTGTCCACCGGGTTGCCGACCCTGATCGTGCCGATGCGGACGCTTACGGCGGTCGATTCGATCACCCCCCATCCTCAGGCGATCGCGGAACTCTGCGATCGATTCGGCGCCAACGCCATGCTGGTCTTTACGACCGTGACGGTCGAGCCGCGTTCCACCGTGCACACGCGCGTCTTTGCTCCGGCCATCGGCATCGTCGAAGATCCCGCCACGGGGAGCGCCAGCGGGGCGCTCGGCGCCTATTTGGTCCAAAACGGCGTCGTGCAGGTCAATCCGACGACCGACATCATTGCGGAGCAGGGCTATGAGATGGAGCGGCCGTCGCGTATTCTGATCCGGGTGGAATCGGACGACGACGTCATCAAGGACATCAAAGTCGGCGGGCGGGCCGTCATGGTCGTGGAAGGTACGCTGAATTTTTAACGGGCAAGGGTGCGCCGCCGCGCCGGCTTTGTCCGGCGCGGCGGGCGGCTCGGCAGATGACATGAACAGGGGCGGATGGATTCGCGTCGCGAAGAAGGAGGAAGAAGCAATGTCCACAGTCGGTCAGCTCATGAATTCCAAACCGGTCACCGTCGGGTCGTCGACGTCCGTGAAAGGCGCGGCCAAACGCATGAAGGACGATCAGATCAGCTCGCTTTTGGTGAAAAAGGGCGGCAAGATCGTCGGCATCATCACGGATAGCGACATCGTGCGGCGCGGCGTCGCCGGGACCAAAGACCTCAACAAGCTGACCGTCCAGGACATCATGACGGCGCCGGTGGCGACGATTGAGACGGTCCGCACCGCCCAGGACGCGCACGACATGATGGGTGATCTCGGCGTGCGGCATCTCGGCGTGACGCGCGGCGGCGACATCATCGGCATCATCTCAGTCCGGGATCTGCTGGTGTTTTATAAGCGCGTGTCGGAGCCGAA
The DNA window shown above is from Nitrospira tepida and carries:
- a CDS encoding PhzF family phenazine biosynthesis protein → MPGEPRSLKFYQADVFSDRPFGGNPVAVVPDAVGLDDRVLQRIAREMNLSETVFVFPPTDPAAVAKLRIFTPTQEIPFAGHPVVGTFYILALLKRVPLKEPCTRVLQECNLGLFPVEIYSADDEILRVIMSQPQPQFLGRIEDVRDHFEIAQALGVAKSAIAAAKFPIEIVSTGLPTLIVPMRTLTAVDSITPHPQAIAELCDRFGANAMLVFTTVTVEPRSTVHTRVFAPAIGIVEDPATGSASGALGAYLVQNGVVQVNPTTDIIAEQGYEMERPSRILIRVESDDDVIKDIKVGGRAVMVVEGTLNF
- a CDS encoding CBS domain-containing protein, encoding MSTVGQLMNSKPVTVGSSTSVKGAAKRMKDDQISSLLVKKGGKIVGIITDSDIVRRGVAGTKDLNKLTVQDIMTAPVATIETVRTAQDAHDMMGDLGVRHLGVTRGGDIIGIISVRDLLVFYKRVSEPKITQD